AGCCGTCGCAGGCGGGGCAGAGGGCCGCGTAGAAGTCGATCTCGGCGTCGGCGCCGCAGGCGGGGCAACGGCCGCGGCCGGGCAGTTCGCACACGACCAGCTCGGCGCCGGCGGCCATGGTCCCGAGGCGGGCCGTCTCGAAGCAGAAGACCAGCGCCGACAGCTCGACGCCGGCCAGCCGCCCGATCTCCACCGTGACGGTGTTGATGCGCGCGGCGCCCGCTTCACGGGCCCGTTCCTCGGCGATCTCGAGGATGCCGGCGACCAGGGTCATCTCGTGCATGCCGCCTCCCGGATCCTAATATAACACTTGGGGTTGGGACCACAAGCCGACCTTGCGGCCGGCGGTTCCCCGTTGCACCTTGGAGGGGCCGCACACCCACCAGGAGGGTCCCATGGAACAGACCAGCGCGCAGCCGCCCGTGATGTCCGCCCAGTTCGCCGGGCGCCAGCCTTCGGTCATCCGCATGGCGCAGCTCCGCTTCGACGAGCGCCGCGACGGCACCGAGGCGATCAACGTGGCGATCGGCAACGTCTCGCTCCCGATGTACCCGGCCATGCAGGAGCGCCTGCGGAACCTCGGCGCGCCGCAGAGCCCCTTCCGCGACGGGGTCGTGAAGTACTCGTCGACCGCCGGGACCCAGGAATGCATCGACGCCTTCATGAACGTGATCGCCAGCAGCGGCTTCGACACCGCCGGCCTGCACGGCCACATCACCGAGGGCGGCACCCAGGCCATGGAGCTGCTGATCGTGGGCGTCTGCGGACCCGCCGGCACGGACGAGGCCCCGCTGCTGTTGATCGACGCCGCCTACACCAACTACAAGACGCTCTGCCAGCGTCTCGGCCGCGCCACCTGCTCGGTGCAGCGCAGCCTGGGCGAGGACGGCAAGTTCTCGCTGCCCGACCCCGCGCGGATCGAGCAGGTCATCCGCGAGAAGAAGCCCCGCGCGATGGTCGTGATCCCCTACGACAACCCGACCGGACAGTACTACGACCACGAGGCGCTGGTCGCCCTGGCCCGTCTCGCGGTGAAGCACAACCTGTGGCTGGTGAGCGACGAGGCCTACCGCGAGCTGTACTACACGGGCGGCCGCTGCACCAGCGTCTGGGGCGTGACCGAGGCCGAGGCGCCCGGCATCACCGGCCGCCGCATCGGCATCGAGACCACCTCGAAGGTCTGGAACGCCTGCGGGCTGCGCATCGGCGCCCTGGTCACCGACAACGAGCCCTTCCACCGCAAGGCCATCGCCGAGCACACCGTCAGCCTCTGCAGCAGCGTGATCGGGCAGTACGTCTTCGGCGCGCTGGCCCACGAGGACCACGCGACGCTGCGCGCCTGGTACGGCAAGCAGCGCGATTACTACCGCGGCATGCTCTTCGACTTCACCTCGCGGATGCGCGCCGCCCTGCCCGGCGTGATCGTCTCGAGCCCCGACGCCGCCATCTACTCGGTGCTGGACGTGCGCAACATCGTGGCCGACGGGTTCGACGCCCTGGACTTCGTCCTGTGGTGCGCGTCCGAGGGGAAGGTCGACGTCGGCGGCCGGGCGCTCACGGTGCTGACCGCCCCGATGGCCGGTTTCTACAGCGTGCCCGCGGGGGAGCCCAACCCGGGCCG
This genomic stretch from bacterium harbors:
- the hypA gene encoding hydrogenase maturation nickel metallochaperone HypA, yielding MHEMTLVAGILEIAEERAREAGAARINTVTVEIGRLAGVELSALVFCFETARLGTMAAGAELVVCELPGRGRCPACGADAEIDFYAALCPACDGCLQVVGGRELRVASLDVD
- a CDS encoding aminotransferase class I/II-fold pyridoxal phosphate-dependent enzyme, with amino-acid sequence MEQTSAQPPVMSAQFAGRQPSVIRMAQLRFDERRDGTEAINVAIGNVSLPMYPAMQERLRNLGAPQSPFRDGVVKYSSTAGTQECIDAFMNVIASSGFDTAGLHGHITEGGTQAMELLIVGVCGPAGTDEAPLLLIDAAYTNYKTLCQRLGRATCSVQRSLGEDGKFSLPDPARIEQVIREKKPRAMVVIPYDNPTGQYYDHEALVALARLAVKHNLWLVSDEAYRELYYTGGRCTSVWGVTEAEAPGITGRRIGIETTSKVWNACGLRIGALVTDNEPFHRKAIAEHTVSLCSSVIGQYVFGALAHEDHATLRAWYGKQRDYYRGMLFDFTSRMRAALPGVIVSSPDAAIYSVLDVRNIVADGFDALDFVLWCASEGKVDVGGRALTVLTAPMAGFYSVPAGEPNPGRTQMRVAYVETPERMAMIPELFADLLRQYERKRAG